Proteins encoded together in one Candidatus Marinimicrobia bacterium CG08_land_8_20_14_0_20_45_22 window:
- a CDS encoding thymidine phosphorylase: MIPTDFIEKKKNGLEHTPEEIDDFIRGYVKGTVQDYQMAAWLMAVNFIGMTDAETITLVDTMLHSGKVIDLSDVTEFKVDKHSTGGVGDKVSLILAPLAVSVGCVVPMISGRSLGHSGGTLDKLESIPGFNVNLSRAEFQNLVKKNRLAMGGQTPDLVPADRKMYSLRDVTSTVKSIPLICGSIMSKKIAEGIDGLVLDVKTGNGAFLANYEDTQRLARQLKNVGEYFGLKVVTLLTDMNQPLGKNVGNWLEVLECIDVLKGGGPVDLVELTLILTGWMMILSGLETDLTNAKTTLRRAIDSGSAYEKFLMMVSAQGGDVSLIEKPEKYQKAKHTAPVLSEKSGYIAHIETTSIGMISLGLGAGRKTLTDVIQPEVGLVIEKKLGDFVSVGEPLAIVYATNENAFKHAESAIREAYGFSEIPIAPPPLVYETL, from the coding sequence ATGATTCCTACTGATTTTATCGAAAAAAAGAAAAACGGACTGGAACACACACCGGAAGAGATCGACGACTTTATTCGTGGCTACGTCAAAGGCACAGTCCAGGATTACCAGATGGCGGCGTGGCTGATGGCGGTCAATTTCATCGGAATGACCGATGCCGAAACGATCACACTCGTCGATACAATGCTTCATTCAGGCAAAGTAATTGACTTATCTGATGTCACTGAATTCAAAGTCGATAAACACAGCACCGGCGGAGTCGGCGACAAGGTTTCGCTGATTCTGGCGCCACTCGCCGTATCCGTCGGATGCGTCGTGCCGATGATCTCCGGGCGCAGTCTCGGACATTCCGGCGGGACTCTGGACAAACTCGAAAGCATCCCCGGTTTTAACGTCAATCTCTCCCGCGCCGAATTCCAGAATCTTGTTAAAAAAAACCGGCTCGCGATGGGCGGTCAGACGCCCGATCTCGTTCCCGCCGACCGTAAAATGTACTCTCTGCGCGACGTGACTTCGACGGTCAAATCCATTCCACTCATCTGCGGAAGTATCATGAGTAAGAAAATCGCCGAAGGCATCGATGGACTGGTTCTTGACGTCAAAACCGGCAACGGAGCATTTCTGGCAAATTATGAAGACACACAACGGCTCGCCCGCCAGTTGAAAAATGTCGGCGAATATTTCGGCTTGAAAGTCGTCACCCTGCTTACGGACATGAATCAACCGCTCGGAAAAAATGTCGGCAACTGGTTGGAAGTGCTCGAATGCATCGACGTCCTGAAAGGCGGCGGACCTGTCGATCTTGTCGAATTGACGCTGATTCTCACCGGCTGGATGATGATCCTTTCCGGACTCGAAACCGATCTGACAAACGCCAAAACGACTCTGCGCCGGGCGATTGATTCTGGATCCGCTTATGAGAAATTCTTGATGATGGTCTCCGCACAAGGCGGCGACGTTTCATTGATCGAAAAGCCTGAAAAATACCAGAAAGCCAAACATACCGCGCCAGTTCTTTCGGAAAAATCCGGTTATATCGCTCACATCGAAACCACGTCGATCGGCATGATCTCGCTGGGACTCGGCGCCGGTCGAAAAACGCTGACGGACGTAATTCAACCGGAAGTTGGACTCGTCATCGAAAAGAAGTTGGGCGATTTTGTATCCGTCGGAGAACCGCTGGCGATCGTCTATGCTACCAACGAAAACGCGTTCAAACACGCTGAATCAGCTATTCGTGAAGCATACGGTTTTTCCGAAATCCCCATCGCTCCGCCTCCGTTAGTTTACGAAACGCTGTAA
- a CDS encoding pyridine nucleotide-disulfide oxidoreductase, whose amino-acid sequence MEKYDVIVVGGSAAGLTAAQTARRHYPDKQVLVIRKEEKVLIPCGIPYIFGSLESPLDDLIPDGVYEKMKIDLRIERVIDVDRKEKIIKTDKGSFGYDKLIIGTGSYPAMPPTPGHDKDGVYAIIKEIPYLTEMQKRLKSAKNVVVIGGGFIGIEISDEIKKSGVENVSVVEIEEHCLSQSYDDDFCVEMEEQLRSRGIVIYTGSKIVSIDGGEQVESVTLADGKKIVADIVILGIGAVANADLAKKIGLRIGLTGGIVVDRAMRTSDANIFACGDCAEKVSFFGGNSSALRLASIATLEARVAGANVFGIKRETPGTIGVWGTAVGNLALGTAGLTEKMAKAHGYKVISAVNESINRHPGKLSGAANVKIKLVFGANSGILLGGQVRGDASVGEIMNAISACVQNRMTAEQIAMFQSGTHPMITASPIAYGIVNAAEAAISKMVEAKDRS is encoded by the coding sequence ATGGAAAAGTATGATGTAATTGTGGTCGGTGGCAGTGCCGCCGGATTGACAGCCGCACAAACGGCTCGTCGTCATTATCCGGACAAGCAAGTTTTGGTAATTCGCAAAGAGGAAAAAGTTTTGATCCCCTGTGGTATTCCTTACATTTTTGGATCGCTGGAAAGTCCTCTTGATGACCTGATTCCTGATGGGGTTTATGAGAAAATGAAAATTGATCTCCGGATCGAACGGGTGATTGACGTCGACCGAAAGGAAAAGATTATCAAGACGGATAAGGGATCATTTGGTTATGATAAATTGATTATTGGAACGGGTAGTTACCCGGCAATGCCTCCGACCCCAGGACACGACAAAGATGGCGTATATGCGATTATCAAGGAAATTCCATACCTGACAGAGATGCAAAAAAGGTTAAAATCAGCAAAAAATGTCGTGGTCATTGGCGGCGGTTTCATTGGAATCGAGATCAGCGACGAGATCAAGAAGTCCGGCGTTGAAAATGTCAGTGTCGTTGAGATCGAAGAGCACTGTCTTTCCCAGTCCTATGATGATGATTTTTGCGTGGAAATGGAAGAGCAACTCCGGTCTCGCGGCATTGTAATCTATACCGGATCAAAGATTGTTTCCATTGATGGCGGCGAGCAAGTGGAGAGTGTAACGCTTGCAGATGGGAAAAAGATTGTTGCGGATATTGTCATTTTGGGAATCGGAGCGGTCGCCAATGCCGATCTGGCGAAGAAAATCGGTCTGCGTATCGGATTGACCGGCGGAATCGTTGTGGATCGCGCCATGCGAACCAGCGATGCCAATATTTTTGCTTGCGGCGATTGTGCCGAGAAAGTTTCCTTTTTTGGTGGTAACTCTTCGGCGTTGAGATTAGCATCTATTGCGACGCTGGAAGCTCGGGTCGCCGGCGCCAATGTATTTGGCATTAAACGTGAAACGCCCGGTACTATCGGTGTTTGGGGAACCGCTGTAGGTAACTTGGCTCTCGGAACGGCAGGATTGACCGAAAAAATGGCGAAGGCTCACGGTTACAAGGTTATCAGCGCCGTGAACGAAAGCATCAATCGTCACCCCGGCAAACTCTCGGGTGCGGCGAATGTCAAGATCAAACTGGTATTTGGAGCCAATTCCGGTATTCTCTTAGGCGGTCAGGTGCGAGGTGATGCCAGTGTCGGCGAGATTATGAATGCGATTTCCGCATGTGTTCAGAATCGGATGACCGCCGAGCAGATCGCTATGTTTCAATCGGGAACTCATCCCATGATTACCGCCTCTCCGATTGCTTACGGGATTGTCAATGCGGCGGAAGCGGCTATCAGTAAAATGGTTGAGGCAAAGGATAGGAGTTAG
- a CDS encoding radical SAM protein, whose translation MDKIVCLIQPPIEDFYGTPIRNYPLGLLSIAAAIREFHPTLIDLRNAKPRPVFLPNALKDVSLFYHPDDASPFSLYKRFYRFGLSDEEIARRIPSEFDIFLISAMFTTYSETVFQLIQLIRERKPSAIIIIGGADASVRPENYLQIGADFVIFGEGEIATKRLLDELEKNSPNFDSVPNLVWQNGSEIVRNPVEWIAYLNALPFADAQTPGTPEYFINGKRHAMIIASRGCPYRCEFCSIHLTMGDRYRIRSTSNVLDEMGEKIATRIRSFDFEDDHFGGNRRWLTEFLDGVIERFPDFHLSIQAMNGITASNLDAEILKKMKHAGFSSLNVSLVTPGETMQTNLKRPFGTKKFIEIVNSAHSIGLSVTAYIIIGLPGETASEILNAILLLAGLPCLIGPSLFYLVPGTLVFDRLQDSGKVPESTLCSRSSFYPVETPDCDRLSAMTLFRICRIVNFLKSLADDGFPSVEIDSDDDKIHIPTGVSGKESQKLLGVSLIRRLFLTGILYGTGKKQNGAYQLVREKYSPELLESFLNHDWKICGIRSGKTFTKAEIEVKWRQC comes from the coding sequence GTGGATAAAATCGTTTGCCTGATCCAGCCGCCGATCGAAGATTTTTACGGAACGCCGATCCGCAACTATCCATTGGGTTTGCTGTCCATCGCCGCCGCGATTCGCGAATTTCATCCAACACTGATCGACTTGCGGAACGCGAAACCGCGACCGGTTTTTCTTCCCAACGCGCTGAAAGATGTTTCGCTGTTTTATCATCCCGACGACGCCTCGCCGTTTTCGCTGTACAAACGATTTTACCGCTTCGGACTTTCGGACGAAGAAATCGCGCGGCGAATTCCCAGCGAATTCGACATTTTCCTGATTTCCGCGATGTTCACAACTTATTCTGAAACGGTTTTTCAACTCATTCAACTGATTCGTGAAAGAAAACCTTCCGCGATCATTATTATCGGCGGTGCTGATGCTTCCGTCCGACCTGAAAATTATCTTCAGATCGGCGCAGATTTCGTCATTTTCGGCGAAGGTGAAATCGCTACGAAACGTCTGCTGGACGAATTGGAAAAAAATTCGCCGAACTTTGATTCGGTTCCCAATCTTGTCTGGCAAAACGGGAGCGAAATCGTTCGCAATCCCGTCGAATGGATCGCATATTTGAACGCACTTCCGTTCGCTGACGCTCAGACGCCGGGGACGCCGGAATATTTCATAAACGGCAAACGCCACGCGATGATTATCGCCAGCCGCGGATGTCCATATCGGTGCGAATTCTGCTCGATCCACCTAACGATGGGCGACCGCTACCGGATTCGCTCTACGTCGAACGTTCTCGATGAAATGGGTGAAAAGATCGCCACCAGAATCCGCTCTTTCGATTTTGAAGACGATCATTTTGGCGGAAACCGGCGCTGGCTGACCGAATTCCTTGACGGCGTCATCGAACGTTTTCCGGATTTTCACCTCTCAATTCAGGCAATGAACGGTATTACGGCATCGAATCTGGACGCGGAAATATTGAAGAAAATGAAACATGCGGGATTTTCCTCGTTGAATGTTTCGTTGGTGACGCCCGGCGAAACGATGCAGACGAACCTGAAGCGGCCTTTCGGAACTAAGAAATTTATCGAAATCGTCAACAGCGCTCACAGTATCGGACTTTCTGTCACCGCTTACATCATCATCGGGCTTCCGGGCGAAACAGCGTCGGAAATCCTGAACGCGATTCTTCTTCTCGCAGGTTTGCCGTGCCTGATCGGTCCGTCGCTTTTTTACCTTGTGCCCGGCACACTGGTTTTCGACCGGCTGCAAGATTCCGGAAAAGTTCCCGAATCCACGCTTTGTTCCCGGAGCAGTTTTTATCCGGTTGAAACGCCGGATTGCGACCGGCTTTCTGCCATGACGCTTTTCCGGATTTGCCGCATCGTAAACTTCTTAAAAAGCCTTGCCGACGACGGATTTCCATCGGTCGAGATTGATTCCGACGACGATAAAATCCACATTCCGACGGGCGTCTCCGGCAAGGAAAGCCAGAAACTTTTAGGCGTTTCGCTCATCCGGCGATTATTTCTGACGGGAATTCTCTACGGAACCGGTAAAAAACAGAACGGCGCTTATCAGCTCGTTCGGGAAAAATATTCTCCGGAATTGCTTGAATCCTTTCTAAATCATGATTGGAAAATCTGCGGCATCCGGTCGGGAAAAACGTTCACAAAAGCGGAAATCGAGGTAAAGTGGAGGCAATGTTGA
- a CDS encoding transposase, translating into MSTRTSFRYSNAFKQKVIGEIESGVLSIAEASRIYEISLGGIYNWIKDFGKDHLIGKVVMVQKRDEVDKIKKLEAEKRQLEAALAKSNLDKFCLECLIEAAEETYGISFKKNSGTQELKKVVKE; encoded by the coding sequence ATGTCAACCAGGACAAGTTTTCGTTACAGTAATGCATTTAAGCAGAAAGTGATAGGAGAGATTGAATCTGGAGTACTGAGTATTGCAGAAGCCAGTAGAATTTACGAGATTAGTCTGGGTGGAATCTATAACTGGATAAAAGACTTTGGAAAAGATCATTTAATAGGGAAAGTCGTGATGGTACAGAAGCGAGATGAAGTGGACAAGATCAAGAAGTTAGAGGCAGAGAAGCGCCAGTTAGAGGCGGCCTTAGCGAAGTCGAATCTGGACAAATTCTGTCTGGAATGCTTGATTGAAGCCGCCGAAGAGACCTATGGAATATCCTTTAAAAAAAACTCTGGTACTCAGGAATTGAAAAAGGTCGTAAAAGAGTGA
- a CDS encoding serine protease: MVKKIPILILSLAMAVMATQAISAAEVRVLELDGIINPVAASYIHDNILQAEEDNAECMIIQMDTPGGLMTSMRDIIKDILNSKVPVVVYVFPRGAQAASAGVFITASAHFAAMAPGTNIGAAHPVTMGGGGFGGEKPDSAGTETMMEKVTNDAVAFIRSIAEQRGRNADWLEQSVRKSVSITETEAVKKHVVDLVAKDRDELLEWLDGKTVKLAAGKKTIHTKDATIVVRPLGIARKILDIISDPTVAYLLLMLGFYGIYFEFANPGAIFPGVLGGIFLILAFFSFQILPINYAGLALIVVGIVLFILEVKIVSFGLLTIGGIISMLLGSMMLIDVTNAPKALFSISLSVIIPIVLFSAAFFIVALMLTVKTHQQKPTTGKEGLLEETGIALTDVFRSGMVAVHGEYWQAISDEPIEKGSRIVVRTVDRMTLKVEKILIES; this comes from the coding sequence ATGGTCAAGAAAATCCCAATCCTTATACTGAGTTTGGCGATGGCAGTGATGGCAACGCAGGCCATTTCAGCCGCCGAAGTGCGCGTTCTGGAACTCGATGGCATCATCAACCCGGTCGCCGCATCCTACATTCACGATAATATCTTACAGGCAGAAGAAGATAACGCTGAATGTATGATCATCCAAATGGATACGCCCGGCGGATTGATGACTTCCATGCGCGACATCATCAAGGACATCCTGAACTCCAAAGTTCCCGTTGTTGTTTATGTTTTTCCGCGCGGCGCGCAAGCCGCATCGGCGGGCGTGTTCATCACGGCATCGGCGCATTTTGCGGCGATGGCGCCCGGTACGAACATCGGCGCGGCGCATCCGGTCACGATGGGCGGAGGCGGATTTGGCGGAGAGAAGCCTGATTCAGCCGGAACGGAAACGATGATGGAAAAAGTGACCAATGACGCGGTTGCTTTTATCCGAAGCATCGCTGAACAACGCGGGCGGAACGCCGACTGGCTGGAGCAATCCGTCCGGAAAAGCGTATCGATTACCGAAACCGAAGCGGTTAAGAAACATGTCGTAGATCTCGTTGCCAAAGATAGGGATGAATTGCTGGAATGGTTAGACGGGAAAACCGTCAAACTCGCCGCTGGTAAAAAGACGATTCACACGAAAGATGCTACAATCGTCGTTCGACCACTTGGCATCGCGCGGAAAATTCTGGACATCATCAGCGACCCGACCGTCGCTTATCTGCTGTTGATGCTTGGCTTCTACGGCATTTATTTTGAATTTGCGAATCCGGGCGCGATCTTTCCCGGCGTGCTGGGTGGGATTTTTCTGATTCTCGCCTTTTTCTCGTTTCAGATTCTGCCGATCAATTATGCCGGACTGGCGTTAATTGTCGTTGGCATTGTTTTATTCATCTTAGAAGTAAAGATCGTCAGTTTCGGACTTTTGACGATCGGAGGAATAATTTCTATGCTGTTAGGTTCCATGATGTTGATTGATGTGACCAATGCGCCGAAGGCGCTGTTTTCCATTTCACTGTCTGTGATTATTCCCATTGTACTTTTCTCAGCGGCGTTTTTCATCGTCGCGCTGATGTTGACGGTTAAAACACACCAGCAGAAACCGACGACGGGGAAAGAAGGTTTGCTCGAAGAAACTGGCATTGCCCTGACCGATGTTTTTCGGAGCGGAATGGTTGCCGTGCATGGCGAATACTGGCAGGCGATTTCGGACGAACCGATCGAAAAAGGAAGCCGCATTGTCGTTCGGACGGTTGACCGGATGACGTTGAAAGTCGAAAAAATATTGATTGAGTCGTAA
- a CDS encoding TonB-dependent receptor — protein sequence MKKILFLLFIFCLNISVMGAEKTDAMLFGDVKSKSTGEHIPFTNVMVKGTNLGTAADASGHFKLVNLPLGKCTIVAQAIGYKSQEKEVIMERKKAVILFFELDEDVLEFERVVVTGTRTKHYIKDVPVRTEVITVHEIENKNAVNLYEALEGTPGIRVEQQCQYCNFTMVRVQGLGAEHTQVLINGQPMYSGLAGVYGLQQLSTADVDRIEIVKGAGSALYGSSAIAGAINIVTKEPSFIPSATTGVQFGKYNTNQYDLSSSIRNEKGNIGLTAFAQRVTGDAVDETGPGATSEEVKNKDGISDRVASNLTNAGFSLFVNDAFFNSDKLVIRGKSVFEKRQGGTMTDDYYKNPLTDGTESITTERYEAEMNYTKPIGSSSELNFSLAYVNHNREATNDSYLSDYMATHGDSVPDLRGMRPYLAQEKSYTSTLTFLKHIKKHNVLVGVQGYYDDLGESGMYVVVNPESEYLGQSYRSVGNKSAREFGSFLQDEWAISNLFTIVPGIRIDNHHSSEEYTTGRQVSETTAFPKTSFSETSLNPRLAIKYALTEKFTLRANVGTGFRAPYGFSEDLHLCSGSPRIWKSSDLNPETSVSYNLSADYYGANVRISSNIFRTNLKNKIGFTDAEEDIAALGYDYQWKNIDNAFVQGVELSVMANITKKLDIGLDFTFNQGEYDHARKDWIGSQYESVSKYIPRFPMTTGNLKIEYSPKDWNFVFLGDYQGNMYIDYYNEDIEPLVGSQSKIKKTDPYMLFNAHVSKRFSQFKLYAGVDNIFNYVQDERHLDDAAFMYAPMYGTTYYGGLSIDIK from the coding sequence ATGAAAAAGATTTTATTTTTACTATTTATTTTTTGTTTGAATATAAGTGTCATGGGAGCTGAAAAAACAGATGCGATGCTTTTTGGAGATGTAAAGTCAAAATCGACCGGTGAGCATATACCTTTTACCAATGTCATGGTTAAAGGAACGAATCTGGGAACCGCGGCGGACGCAAGCGGACATTTCAAGCTGGTAAATCTTCCGTTGGGAAAATGTACTATCGTTGCGCAGGCAATCGGTTACAAGTCGCAGGAAAAAGAGGTGATTATGGAAAGAAAGAAGGCTGTCATTCTTTTCTTCGAACTGGATGAAGATGTTCTGGAATTTGAACGGGTGGTAGTCACCGGGACGCGGACAAAACATTATATCAAGGATGTTCCCGTACGAACGGAAGTTATCACTGTGCACGAAATAGAGAATAAAAATGCCGTCAATCTTTACGAGGCACTGGAAGGCACTCCCGGAATTCGCGTCGAACAGCAATGCCAGTATTGCAATTTCACGATGGTAAGGGTGCAGGGACTTGGCGCCGAACATACTCAGGTATTAATTAACGGGCAACCAATGTATTCGGGATTAGCCGGGGTTTACGGTCTCCAGCAGTTGAGTACAGCCGATGTGGACAGAATTGAAATCGTTAAGGGCGCCGGCTCGGCGTTATATGGAAGCAGTGCCATTGCCGGGGCGATTAACATCGTTACCAAAGAGCCTTCATTTATTCCATCTGCAACGACTGGCGTCCAGTTCGGGAAATACAATACGAACCAATACGATCTTTCGTCATCTATAAGGAACGAAAAAGGGAATATCGGTCTTACTGCATTTGCTCAACGTGTAACGGGAGATGCGGTTGATGAAACCGGTCCAGGCGCTACTAGCGAAGAGGTAAAAAATAAGGATGGCATATCCGACCGGGTTGCCAGCAACTTGACCAATGCCGGTTTTAGTTTGTTTGTTAATGACGCATTTTTCAACAGCGATAAGCTGGTAATCAGAGGGAAATCGGTTTTTGAGAAAAGACAAGGAGGAACGATGACCGACGATTATTACAAAAATCCGCTTACCGACGGCACCGAAAGTATCACCACAGAACGCTATGAAGCCGAGATGAATTACACCAAACCCATCGGTTCTAGTTCAGAGCTGAATTTCTCACTAGCTTACGTAAACCATAATCGGGAAGCCACGAATGACTCTTACCTAAGTGATTACATGGCAACTCATGGCGACAGCGTACCTGATTTACGGGGTATGCGGCCTTATCTCGCCCAAGAAAAATCCTATACTTCCACGCTTACATTTTTAAAACACATAAAAAAGCACAATGTTCTCGTTGGCGTTCAGGGTTATTACGACGATCTTGGAGAGTCGGGGATGTATGTTGTTGTTAATCCCGAAAGCGAGTATCTTGGGCAATCTTATAGATCTGTAGGCAATAAATCAGCCCGCGAATTCGGTTCATTTTTACAGGACGAATGGGCTATTAGCAATCTTTTCACCATTGTCCCCGGTATCAGAATCGACAATCATCATTCCAGTGAAGAATATACTACCGGTAGACAGGTGTCTGAAACCACGGCGTTTCCGAAAACTAGTTTTAGCGAGACGAGCCTAAATCCCCGTTTAGCGATTAAGTACGCTCTCACAGAAAAGTTTACTTTAAGAGCCAATGTGGGAACCGGCTTTCGCGCGCCTTATGGGTTTTCGGAAGATTTGCATCTTTGCAGTGGTTCGCCGCGTATCTGGAAATCTTCCGACTTGAATCCTGAAACGTCGGTGAGTTATAATCTTTCAGCTGATTATTATGGGGCAAATGTGCGGATCAGCTCCAACATTTTCCGTACCAATTTGAAAAATAAAATCGGTTTTACTGATGCCGAAGAAGACATCGCCGCATTGGGCTACGACTATCAATGGAAAAACATTGACAATGCTTTTGTTCAGGGGGTTGAATTATCGGTGATGGCAAATATCACCAAGAAACTTGATATTGGTCTTGATTTTACATTCAATCAGGGTGAATATGACCATGCTCGTAAAGATTGGATCGGTAGTCAATACGAGAGTGTTAGTAAATATATCCCACGCTTTCCTATGACGACAGGTAACCTGAAGATTGAGTATAGTCCGAAAGATTGGAATTTTGTATTTTTGGGAGATTATCAGGGCAACATGTATATCGATTACTACAATGAGGACATAGAACCGCTTGTCGGAAGTCAGTCAAAAATCAAGAAGACCGATCCGTATATGTTGTTTAATGCCCATGTTTCCAAACGGTTTAGCCAATTCAAATTATACGCCGGTGTAGATAATATTTTTAATTATGTACAGGATGAGAGACATTTAGATGACGCCGCATTTATGTATGCGCCCATGTACGGAACTACGTATTATGGTGGTCTTTCTATTGATATTAAATAG
- a CDS encoding YjgP/YjgQ family permease — protein MIFNRNIVTVRVYRKHTSDNSICKKSRRFCIFASVRNFVRTCVKRISAFSGAWIGARYIYRELIFPFLFAIGVVTFILLVNFLLKSVDRLLGKGLQFSVLIEFLYLNLAWIIAMSVPMAVLVASLMAYGRLAEDNEITAMRASGISFFTVLGPGIVFGTVVAVFMVYFSNNILPDFNHKARLLAGDIYRLRPGLTIEPGYFMDDIPDYSIYVKSKKGELLRQITIYNKNQYDTQTTIYADSGFLAVDGNTILFTLFSGQIHELNLEDMSDYRRIDFKKHRIAIPVDNMMLERRDTARRGDREMNISMMRKEIAKFSEEHKKILYKINKLTMSELGRKAPAKIETLEKIIESEKVKNSQTLSPLVAMQKNAHLNALKNRVKGESGLAFSYQKQINKYNVEIQKKFSIPFACIMFVLIGAPLGVMTRKGGIAVAATLSIAFFLLYYVFLIGGEELADMVIISPFWAMWMPNLLILIIGVYLIYYTSHEQKTMDFRKIFRFFSRKK, from the coding sequence ATGATATTCAATAGAAATATTGTCACGGTTCGCGTTTATCGCAAACATACCTCCGATAATTCAATTTGTAAAAAGTCCCGGCGATTCTGTATATTTGCATCCGTGAGAAATTTCGTCCGAACCTGCGTAAAAAGAATATCTGCCTTCAGTGGTGCTTGGATCGGCGCCCGTTATATTTACCGTGAACTGATCTTCCCGTTTCTCTTCGCGATCGGTGTCGTAACGTTCATTCTGCTGGTCAATTTTCTCCTGAAATCTGTTGACAGACTCCTCGGAAAAGGATTGCAATTCAGCGTCCTGATCGAATTTCTATATTTGAATCTGGCTTGGATCATCGCCATGTCAGTTCCGATGGCGGTTCTCGTTGCATCGCTCATGGCTTATGGACGTCTTGCCGAAGACAACGAGATTACCGCCATGCGCGCCAGCGGCATTAGTTTTTTCACGGTTCTTGGACCGGGAATTGTCTTTGGAACGGTTGTCGCCGTATTCATGGTCTACTTCAGCAATAATATTCTTCCCGATTTCAATCACAAAGCGAGACTTTTGGCGGGAGACATTTACCGTCTCCGTCCCGGATTAACCATCGAACCGGGATATTTTATGGACGATATTCCGGATTATTCGATCTACGTCAAGTCAAAAAAGGGCGAACTGCTCCGGCAAATCACCATCTATAACAAAAATCAGTACGATACACAGACAACAATCTATGCAGACAGCGGGTTTCTTGCCGTTGACGGCAACACGATCCTCTTCACATTGTTCTCTGGACAAATCCACGAACTCAATCTTGAGGATATGTCAGATTATCGGCGCATCGATTTCAAAAAACACCGAATCGCAATTCCCGTTGATAACATGATGCTGGAGCGCCGCGATACCGCCCGAAGAGGCGACCGCGAGATGAATATTTCCATGATGCGGAAAGAGATCGCCAAATTTTCGGAGGAACATAAGAAAATCCTTTACAAGATCAATAAACTCACCATGAGCGAACTGGGACGTAAAGCGCCGGCTAAGATAGAAACTTTGGAGAAGATCATCGAGTCGGAAAAAGTAAAAAACTCTCAAACTTTGTCGCCGCTCGTAGCGATGCAGAAAAACGCCCATTTGAATGCCCTGAAAAACCGAGTCAAAGGCGAATCCGGACTTGCATTTAGCTACCAGAAACAAATCAACAAATACAATGTGGAAATCCAGAAGAAATTCTCGATTCCCTTCGCATGTATCATGTTTGTCCTCATCGGCGCGCCGCTGGGAGTCATGACGCGGAAAGGCGGTATCGCCGTCGCCGCAACATTAAGTATTGCATTTTTCCTGCTTTATTACGTTTTTCTCATCGGCGGAGAAGAACTCGCCGACATGGTGATCATTTCACCGTTTTGGGCGATGTGGATGCCAAATCTTCTCATCCTGATTATTGGCGTTTATTTGATCTATTACACGTCGCACGAACAAAAAACAATGGATTTTCGCAAAATATTCCGATTTTTCAGTCGGAAAAAATAG